ATCCCTGCTGTTATCCAGGACAACGAAAGCGGGGAAGTGTTGATGGTCGCGTTCATGGACGAGAAGACCCTGAACCTGACCCTGGAAACCGGCAAGACCTGGTTCTTCAGCCGCACCAGGAACAAGTACTGGATGAAGGGCGAAGAGTCCGGCAACACCCAGGAAGTGATCGAGGTGCTTACCGACTGCGACGCCGACACCGTGGTGATCAAGGTAAAGCAGAACGGGCCCGCCGCCTGCCACACCGGCAACCGGAGCTGCTTCTACGTAAAATACGAGAACGGCACCTGGGTCGAGCACTCCAACCCGCTCTTCGATCCCAACACCGTCTACAAGAAATAACATGACCAGCCACGGGGCTTCCGCTTCGTGGCTTTTTTTTTCTTAATTCAATGTGAGTCAAGAGAGGGAATGAAATGGAAAAGTTGAAGCTCGGCATCCCCAAGGGGAGCCTTGAAAACGCCACCGTCGACCTGTTCAAGAAAGCCGGCTGGCAGATATCGATCTCGTCGCGCAGCTATTTCCCCGGTATTGACGACGATGAGATCAAGTGCTCCCTGATCCGTCCGCAGGAGATGG
This window of the Geomonas agri genome carries:
- the hisI gene encoding phosphoribosyl-AMP cyclohydrolase → MIKIDFEKMGGLIPAVIQDNESGEVLMVAFMDEKTLNLTLETGKTWFFSRTRNKYWMKGEESGNTQEVIEVLTDCDADTVVIKVKQNGPAACHTGNRSCFYVKYENGTWVEHSNPLFDPNTVYKK